CTCACCGAGCGCCTCGGCCACGCGCGCCGCCATGCGCGGCAGCGCGGCCTCCAGCTGCTCGCGGTGGGCGGGCGTGAACCCGTGGCGCCCGCCGTCGGGCACACCGGCCGGCCAGCCCAGGTCGACACGCACGGGCGCGGCGGCGTCCGTCGCAGCGCGGTCACGCACCTGCTCGCCGCCGACCGCTTCCGCGGCGCCCGCGGGCGCGGCGGCGGCCGAACCGCCCGTCGCCTCGAACTCCGCGACCAGCGCCTGGCCCTTCTCCAGCACGCCGTCCGGCAGCCGCACCGTCCCCGACGCGAGGGCCACCAGGTCGACCCTCGCGCCGATCTCCCGCGCGAAATCCGTCAGCCTGGCCCGGTCCTGCGGTGAGCGCATGTCCACCAGGGCCACGATCACGTACCGCTCTCGCGGATACCGCTCGTGCAGGTTCCTGATCGTGTTCAGGATCGTGTTGCCCGTGGAGAACTCGTCGTCCACCAGCACCAGCGGGCCCCGGCCTGCCAGCAGGGCCGCGTCCTCCGGCAGCAGCAGGTGCGAGGTCGCGTGCGAGTGGGACTCCTCGAAGCCCCCCGCCCGCTCCACACCCTCGACCGGGCGGCGTGTGGAGTGGAGATACGGCGCCAGGCCCACCCCGTCCGCCACCGAGTGGCCCAGGCCGGTCGCGGTCTCCGCGTAACCGAGCACCACCGCCCGCGCCGCCGCCGCGTCGCCCAGCAGCTCGCGGACCCGCTCACCGAGGCCGAACCCCGCGCCGTACACCACCGCCGGGCTCTGCGGCACATGCTTGCCGAGCACGTTCGACACGAGCAGATGCGCCCGCCGGGGGTTGCGGCGCAGGGCCAGTCCCAGCAGGTCGTCCAGCTCCTCGTCTCCGACGAGCCCGACGCCCAGCCGCTCAGCCACCCACGCTCCGGACCACACCACGTCGACTGTCTCTCCCGTCGTCACTTCGCTCGTCGTTTCGCTCGGTATCCCGCTCGGTATCCCGCTCGGTATTTCGCTCGTCGTTTCGCTCGTCGTTTCGCTCGTCATGCGGCAGGAAGCCCGGCCGTGAGCAGCTCCACGAAGCCGACGTCCTCCTTGGCCACCCCGAAGACCTCGGCGCGCAGCAACGTGCGCTCGGCCCAGGCGCGGTGCGGCTTCACTTCGTTCATCTTGTTCGTATACGCGGAACGCAGCACGCCTCCGCCGCCCCGCTCCGGCCGCAGGATGTCCTGCGCGTCGCTGTACTCCTCGTGACTGACCACGGACAGTGCGTGCACGGGCAGCACATGCGAGGGGTGGATGCAGGTCTTGCCCTGCAGACCGTTGGCCCGGTCCAGCTCGATCTCGCGGAGCAGGCCGTCCAGGTCGTGCTCGATGAGCGTGGTGCGCAGCTCCTCCGCCCGGCCCTCCATGAAGGGGCTCCGGCGCAGCTGGGGCTTGAACATGCGCTCCTGGAGCCGGAAGTACTCCCACACCGGACCGGTCACCGTGAAGCCCGTGCCGTCCGCGCGGCCCAGTACGTTCACGACGTCGGCGATGACCGCGGCGACGATCTGGACGTCGTACGCGGTCATGTCGGGTGCCCTGCGCAGCCCGTAGGCGGAGCAGAAGTCCGTGACGCCCAGCCGCAGCGCCAGCACCCGGTCGCGGTACTTGTCGACGGTGCGGGCGATCCCGGCGAGCGACTCCGTGCGGGTCTCGAGGTGGAGCAGCTCGGGAGATTCCAGTACCGGCATGGCGAAGAGCCGGTGTCCGCTCGCCGTTTCCGCGGAGGCGAGTGCCTCCAGGAACAGCGATCCGCGCTCTTCCGTGAACTTCGGCAGTACGAATCCGGACAGTCGCCGGACGGAGGGTCCGAGCCGCTCCACCAGATCCGGAATCTGCGAAGGTTCACGGACCCGGATGAACAGCAGCGGCAGCTCCCCGCCGAGCGCGTCGAGATCGGCGAACTGCCGGACCAGGTTCTCCTCGGCCTCGGCGACATCCGCGTCGTCGATGGAATCCTCCAGGCAGAGCACCATCGAGACGACTCCGCGGCCGACCAGCTTCAGCACATCGCCGGCGAGGTTCGGCCGCGTTGCGGGGCTGTAGAGGGTTGCGCCGAGCGCCGTCGCGAGTGTGCGGGCCGGTGAGTCCGCGCTGAATTCGCACGGCTCGCGATGGAAGAGGCTGTCACGGACAGCAGGCGAGAGATGTCCGAAGTGACGCATTTGTTTCCCCCGTACTGCCTTGGTGGCCCAACTGACGTGGCCGGTAATAGTACGTACGACTGTGTGTCAAGAGTTCCCCAAGCCTATGAATTCCAGGTAACCCGCTTGCACCATGCCCATGTCCTGGCCCTAGGACAAGGGCCCCGCGTTGTCCGGACGGCCACCGGGAAGGCAGGATGACCGGCATGACGCACGCGATGCTGAAGGGTTCGAACGTCCCTCTCGATGCCATGGCCGTACGGGCCGTGCTGCGCTGGACCCCGGGCGCCGGGGTCCCTGATGTGGACGCCTCGGCCCTGTTGCTCGGCCAGGACGGCCGTGTGCGCTCCGACGAGGACTTCGTCTTCTACAACCAGCCGCGCCATCCCTCAGGGCTGGTGCGACGGCTGCCCAAGAAGCGGATCGCCGAGCATCTGACCGATACCGTCGAGGCGGATCTTGCCGCCCTCGACCCGTCGGTCGACCAGGTGGTACTCGCCGCCTCCTCGGACGGCGACTCCTTTCAGCATGTCCGAGATCTTCGGATACTGCTCTACGACGCCGCCCTGGCCGACAGCGAGCCCCTGGCCGTCTTCGATGTGAAGCCGGAGACCGGCGAGGAGACGGCGATCATCTGCGGCGAGCTCTACCGGCGCGGAGAGGGCTGGAAATTCCGCGCGGTGGCGCAGGGCTACCCGACCGGCCTGGTCGGTCTGGCCACGGACTTCGGTATCTCGGTGGACGAGGCGGAGGCGGCCGCCGAGCCGTCCGCCCAGCCGCGGCCCGAGCCGTCCGAGCCGCCGGCCGGGCCCGCGTACGGGTACCCGCAGCCGGCCCCGGCGCCCCAGCCCGGCTACGGCTATCCGCAGCCCGCCACGGCGCCCCAGCCCGGCTACGGCTATCCGCAGCCCGCCACGGCGCCCCCGCCCGCGTACGGCTATCCGCAGCCGGCCGCCGCGGCCGCATACGCTCCGGACCCGAACTTCCGGCTGCCGCCGATGGGCCCGCAGTTCGTACGCCCCTGAGGCACCGGCGGCCGCGCCCGCCTCAGACCCGGTTCTTGTAGCCGCGCCCCCACTGCAGGCCCCACCCGTACAGCCGGTCGAGCTCCGCCTGGAAGCCGTACACGAACTTCACCTCGCGGCGCACGATCAGCTCGCCCTTGACGTTCTCCATGGAGAACAGTGCACAGGAACGGGCCTGTGGCGCGCGCTCGTCGAGCTCTATCTCGACCCGGGGGCCGTTGCTCGGGTAGAGCGTCACATGCGCGTGCGTACGGTCGAAGGCCGGTGTCTGGTCGTAGATGTACGCGAAGAACAGCAGCCGCTTGATCGACTCACGGTGGTCGAGATTGACGTAGATCGTCTCGCCCGAGGGAGAGCCGAAGCGGTCGTCGCCGCTGAGCTTCACATAGGGCGGCTCGTTGATGCCGCCGAAGAAGCTGCCCAGCGGCTGCACCACGCCCTTGCTGCCGTCCGTCAGCTCGTACAGACAGCCCAGGTCCAGGTCCACATTGACCACACCCTGGGTGTGCGCCTGGACCACATCGGGCTGGAAGAGCTTGAAGGGGTGTCGCAGCAGCCTGCCGCTCTGCTTCGACCTGCCCTCTATGTCGGAAGTACGCATCCGCCAGGAGAGATTGACGCGCAGATTGCCGGTGGCCGCACCCTGTTTGGTGAGCGAGATCGACGGGTGCCGCTTGGTCAGCGCGATCGAATTGCTCGCGGCGCTCCCCGAGTCGAACTGCGCCGACCTGCCCCGCCACAGGCTGTCCCAGAAGGCCATACCCCACCCCCACATGCATCGATGAACCCCGCGGGGCGGCGCCGAGGCCGGTGCCTCGGAGCCGCCCCGCTCAGAGCGTTCCTCAATCCTTGCCGGGTCACACCCCGGGAGGAGCCTCCTGTGGGTCGATTCCCTGGGCGGCGAGCGCCCTGTTGCGGCGCACCGAGGACCAGAACGACCAGGCGATCAGGATCACGCCGACCAGGCCGGTGATGATCTCGCTGATCTGGTACTGGATGGTGACGAGCAGGATCACGGCGAGCGCGCCGATCGCGTAGTGCGCGCCGTGCTCCAGGTAGACGTAGTCGTCCAGGGTGCCCTGGCGGACCAGGTAGACCGTGAGCGAACGGACGTACATCGCGCCGATGCCGAGGCCGAGCGCCATCAGCACGATGTCGTTGGTGATGGCGAAGGCGCCGATGACACCGTCGAAGGAGAAGGACGCGTCCAGGACCTCGAGGTAGAGGAACATGAAGAACGCGGCCTTGCCCACCATCACCGCGGCCGAGGCGGGCTTGCCGGCCTTCTTGGCCTCCTCCTCGGCCTCGTGCTCGCGCTCCTCGGACTCCTCGAGCCTGTTCTCGAAGAAGCCGGAGAGCCCGCCCACGACCAGATACGTGATCAGACCGGCGATACCGGAGACCAGCACCGTCTGGGCCTTGTCCGCGTGCCCGGCGTGCTGGTGGGCGTTGACCGCGAAGGTCATCGAGCTGACGAGCAGGACGATCAGGGCGAGGCAGACCGACAGCATGTCGACCTTGCCGAGCTTGGCCAGCGGGCGCTCCAGCCAGCCCAGCCACTTGATGTCACGGTCCTCGAAGATGAAGTCGAAGAAGATCATCAGCAGGAACATACCGCCGAACGCCGCGATCGACGGGTGCGCGTCGGTGACCAACTGTTCATAGCGCTCGGGCTCGTTGAACGCCAGGTCGACGGCCTCCACCGGGCCCATACTGGCGCTGACGGCGACGATCACGACAGGGAAGACCAGTCGCATACCGAACACGGCGATGAGTACGCCGATCGTGAGGAAGATCTTCTGCCAGAAGGCACTCATCTTCTTCAGGATTCCGGCGTTGACCACCGCATTGTCGAAGGACAGCGAGATCTCGAGGATGGACAGGATCAGGACGATCCCGAACGCGGTCCACCCGCCGAAGAGCACCGCTGCGACCAGGCCGAGCGCGGTGACCGCGAACGACCAGCCGAAGGTTTTCAGAACCACTGGTACCCAATCGTGTTAGTACGGGTCGCCCCCCACCGAGTCCGGGTTTCCCCATTCCAGTGCGCGGCTTTACGAAACGTTGACCCCGAAGTCTAGAGCGATGCCTCGCAGCCCCGACGCGTACCCCTGCCCTACGGCGCGGAACTTCCACTCGCCGCCGTAGCGGTAGAGCTCACCGAAGATCATCGCGGTCTCGGTCGAGGCGTCCTCGCTCAGGTCGTAGCGGGCGAGCTCCTGGCCGTCCGCTTGGTTGACCACCCGGATGAAGGCATTGCTGACCTGCCCGAACGTCTGGCCACGATTGTCGGCCTCATGGATGGAGACCGGGAAGACGATCTTGTCGACATGAGCCGGCACCTTGGGCAGGTCCACTACGAGCGACTCGTCGTCACCTTCGCCCTCGCCCGTGAGGTTGTCACCGGTGTGCTCCACGGAGCCGTCGGGGCTCGTGAGGTTGTTGTAGAAGACGAACCACTCGTCGCCGAGCACCCGGCCGGACTGGCAGAGCAGTGCACTGGCATCGAGGTCGAAGGGTGCGCCGGTGGTGGAGCGCGCGTCCCAGCCGAGCCCTACCAGCACCTGCGTGAGATTCGGTGCGGCCTTGGAGAGGGAGACATTGCCTCCCTTGGCGAGCGTGACGCCCATGATGGTCCTCCCCTGGGTGACGTACTGCGAAAGGCACGACCGGCGCCGCACGGAAGTGTGCGGCGCCGGAAGCGGAGATGCTGCTGGCTCAGACGTTCACGCCGAAGTCCTGCGCGATACCGCGCAGGCCGGAGGCGTAACCCTGGCCGATGGCACGGAACTTCCACTCCGCGCCGTTGCGGTAGAGCTCGCCGAAGACCATCGCGGTCTCGGTCGAGGCGTCCTCGCTCAGGTCGTAGCGGGCGAGCTCGGTGTTGTCGGCCTGGTTGATGACGCGGATGAACGCGTTGCGCACCTGGCCGAAGGACTGCTGGCGGCTCTCGGCCTCGTAGATGGAGACCGGGAACACGATCTTGTCGACGTCGGCGGGGACCCCGGCCAGATTGACCTTGATCTGCTCGTCGTCGCCCTCGCCCTCACCGGTGAGGTTGTCACCGGTGTGCTCGACGGAGCCGTCCGGGCTCTTGAGGTTGTTGAAGAACACGAAGTTCGAGTCGTTGGCGACCTTGCCCTCGGTGTTGGTCAGCAGGGCGCTGGCGTCGAGGTCGAAGTCTCCACCGGTGGTGGTACGAGCGTCCCAACCCAGACCGACGATGACCGCGGTCAGATTGGGTGCGGCCTTGGTCAGCGAGACGTTGCCGCCCTTGCTGAGGCTGACTCCCACGAGTCCCTCCATTGGGTTTCAGGGGCAGCGCCCCCGTAGTGCGTTGGTATCGGATCAACGAATCGATCCTAGTGACCGGTTCCCGCGCGCTGTGCTGTTTCAGGGGGCTGCCCCTGAAACCCCACACCCTTTCACGCGGGGGGCGCCCAGTGAATCAGAGGGCGTCCAGGGCCTTGATGCAGTCGTTGAGGTCGCGGGCGTCCGGCAGACCGTTGACGACGGTCCAGCGGATGACGCCCTCCTTGTCGATGATGAAGGTTCCGCGCACCGCGCAGCCCTTCTCCGCATCGAAGACGCCGTACGCGCGCGAGGTCTCGCCGTGCGGCCAGAAGTCCGACAGCAGCGGGTACTCCAGGCCCTCCTGCTCGCCGAAGACGCGCAGCGTGTGGATGGAGTCGCAGGAGGCGGCGAGCAGCTGGGTGTCGTCGTTGACGAAGGCGGGCAGCTCGTCGCGGAGCGCGCGGAGCTCACTGGTGCACACACCGGTGAAGGCGAAGGGGTAGAAGAGGAGCACCACGTTCTTCTCGCCACGGAAGTCGGCGAGCCTCACGGTGCGGCCGTGGTTGTCCTTCAGCTCAAAATTCGGGGCCTGGGTGCCGACCTCGATCGCCATGACGATGCTTCCCTTCGCTGGGCCGTTCGGGTGCCCGCCACACCCTACAAAGGTGCCCGCCACAGCCTACAAAGAAGGCCCCCGCCGACGTGCGTCGGCGGGGGCCCGGGGCCTGCTGCTGCGGCTCAGCGCTTCGACTTCGCCGCCTTGGGAGTCACCAGCCTGCTGCCGGTCCAGTCCTTGCCGGCGTTGATGCTCTTGGTCTGGGAGAGTCCCGCGGTCTGGGCGGCCTCATTGATGTCGCTTGGTTCGACATACCCGTCACGGCCGGTCTTGGGCGTCAACAGCCAGACGACTCCGCCCTCGTCGATCAGACCGATGGAGTCCACCAGTGCGTCCGTAAGGTCGCCGTCCTCGTCCCGGAACCACAGCAACACGACGTCAGCGACGTCGTCGTAGTCCTCGTCGACGATTTCCTGGCCTGTGACGGCCTCGATGCCCTCACGGAGCTCCTGCTCGACGTCATCGTCGTAGCCGATCTCCTGGACCACCTGTCCGGGCTCGAACCCCAGCCTTGCGGCTGGGTTGGTCCGCTCCTCCGCGTGGTCCGCGGTCGCGCTCACGGCTTGCCTCCTGATCGTTTTCGGAAAATGCTGCAGCCGCGCGCGTACGCGCGGCGTTGGCCGTAGTCCACACGGGCGGGACGGATCGCGCAAGTACCCGGCCGTCCAGACCGCCGAAACGGTGACGTTTACGGCCGTCTCGACGCAACTCCAGGCATGCCCGAGCCCCTCTCATAATGGACGCCACACCATTCGACCATCTTTGCGGCTTTCTGCCCCATCGGTACGTCAATCAGAACCGAACAGTCAAACGGAACGCAGTGGCGGCTTGGGCATAAGATTGCGATTTGACCGGGGCCGGAACCGGGCTTCGGGCCGGATGTCCGTGAGAACCCGGGTTACCCCTCGGTAGAGATGACGTTTGCCTCCTCGCGGTACACGATGGAGGCGGTGCGACACCGCGCAGACATCCCGTACTTCCGTACGTCCCGTAGAGGCAGAACCACCGAACAGTGAAGGAACAGCGTGGCTTCCGGATCCGATCGCAACCCGATCATCATTGGCGGCCTTCCCAGCCAGGTCCCGGACTTCGATCCTGAAGAGACCCAGGAGTGGCTGGACTCCCTCGACGCCGCCGTCGACGAGCGGGGCCGGGAGCGCGCCCGCTACCTGATGCTCCGCCTGATCGAGCGGGCCCGCGAGAAGCGCGTGGCCGTGCCCGAGATGCGCAGCACGGACTACGTCAACACCATCGCCACCAAGGACGAGCCGTTCTTCCCCGGCAACGAGGAGATCGAGCGCAAGATCCTCAACGCGACCCGCTGGAACGCCGCGGTGATGGTCTCCCGCGCGCAGCGCCCGGGTATCGGGGTCGGCGGCCACATCGCCACCTTCGCCTCCTCCGCGTCCCTCTACGACGTGGGCTTCAACCACTTCTTCCGCGGCAAGGACGGGGGCGACGGCGGCGACCAGATCTTCTTCCAGGGCCACGCGTCCCCCGGTATCTACGCCCGCGCGTTCCTGCTCGACCGACTGAGCGAGGCGCAGCTCGACGCCTTCCGCCAGGAGAAGTCCAAAGCACCCAACGGCCTCTCCAGCTACCCGCACCCGCGGCTGATGCCGGACTTCTGGGAGTTCCCGACCGTCTCGATGGGCCTTGGCCCCCTCGGCGCGATCTACCAGGCGCGGATGAACCGCTACATGGAGGCCCGCGGCATCGCCGACACCTCCGCGTCGCATGTCTGGGCCTACCTCGGCGACGGCGAGATGGACGAGCCCGAGTCGCTCGGCCAGCTCTCCATCGCCGCCCGTGAGGGCCTGGACAACCTCACCTTCGTCGTGAACTGCAATCTGCAGCGCCTCGACGGTCCGGTACGCGGCAACGGCAAGATCATCCAGGAGCTGGAGTCGCAGTTCCGCGGCGCCGGCTGGAACGTCATCAAGCTGGTCTGGGACCGCTCCTGGGACCCGCTGCTCGCGCAGGACCGCGACGGCGTGCTGGTCAACAAGATGAACACCACGCCGGACGGCCAGTTCCAGACGTACGCCACCGAGACCGGCGGGTACATCCGCAAGCACTTCTTCGGCGGCGACCAGCGGCTGCGCACGATGGTCGAGGGCATGACCGACGAGCAGATCCTGCACCTGGGACGCGGCGGTCACGACCACAGGAAGGTCTTCGCGGCCTACACGGCGGCCAAGGAGCACAAGGGCCAGCCGACCGTGATCCTCGCGCAGACCATCAAGGGCTGGACGCTGGGTCCGAACTTCGAGGGCCGCAACGCGACCCACCAGATGAAGAAGCTGACGGTCGACGACCTCAAGGGCTTCCGCGACCGGCTGCACCTCCCGATCACGGACCAGCAGCTGGAGAACGGCGCGCCGCCGTACTACCACCCGGGCCGGAACTCCGAAGAGATCCAGTACATGCACGACCACCGCAAGGCGTGCGGCGGCTATGTGCCGACCCGTGTGGTGCGCGCGAAGCCGCTGGTTCTGCCCGAGGACAAGACGTACGCGGCCGCCAAGAAGGGCTCGGGCCAGCAGTCGATCGCCACGACCATGGCGTTCGTCCGCATCCTGAAGGACCTCATGCGGGACAAGGAGATCGGCAAGCGCTTCGTGCTGATCGCCCCCGACGAGTACCGCACCTTCGGCATGGACGCGTTCTTCCCGAGCGCCAAGATCTACAACCCGCTGGGCCAGCAGTACGAGGCGGTGGACCGCGAGCTGCTGCTCGCGTACAAGGAGTCGCCGACCGGGCAGATGCTGCACGACGGCATCTCCGAGGCGGGCTGTACGGCATCGCTGATCGCCGCCGGTTCCGCGTACGCCACGCACGGCGAGCCGCTGATCCCGGTCTATGTCTTCTACTCGATGTTCGGTTTCCAGCGGACCGGCGACCAGTTCTGGCAGATGGCCGACCAGCTCGCGCGCGGCTTTGTACTGGGTGCGACCGCCGGGCGTACGACGCTGACCGGTGAAGGTCTGCAGCACGCGGACGGCCACTCGCAGCTGCTCGCGTCGACCAACCCGGGCTGTGTCGCGTACGACCCGGCCTTCGGCTTCGAGATCGCGCATATCGTCAAGGACGGTCTGCGCCGGATGTACGGCCCCGACAGCGAGGACGTCTTCTACTACCTCACCGTCTACAACGAGCCGATCCAGCACCCGGCCGAGCCGGCCGATGTCGACGTCGACGGCATCCTCAAGGGCATCCACCGCTTCAAGGCGGGCGAGGCCGGTGCGATCCCGGCGCAGATCATGGCATCGGGTGTCGCCGTGCCGTGGGCCGTCGAGGCCCAGCGGATTCTCGCCGAGGAGTGGAACGTCAGGGCCGATGTCTGGTCGGCGACGTCCTGGAACGAGCTGCGCCGCGAGGCCGTCGATGTGGAGCAGCACAACCTGCTCCACCCCGAGGAGGAGCAGCGCGTCCCGTACGTGACGCAGAAGCTCGCCGCCGCCGAGGGCCCGTTCGTCGCGGTCTCGGACTGGATGCGCTCGGTCCCGGACCAGATCTCGCGCTGGGTGCCCGGCACGTACCAGTCGCTGGGCGCGGACGGCTTCGGCTTCGCGGACACGCGTGGTGCGGCCCGTCGCTTCTTCCACATCGACGCGCAGTCGATCGTGCTCGCGGTGCTCACCGAGCTCGCGCGGGACGGGAAGGTCGACCGCTCGGTGCTGAAGCAGGCGGTGGACCGCTACCAGTTGCTGGACGTGGCCGCGGCCGAGCCGGGTGCGGCCGGCGGCGACGCGTAGTCGTTCGCGGATGGACGCGTAGTCGTTCATAGACGCGTAGCAGTTCATACGTGCGCGTAAGGGCGGCGGGCCCGATGGGGGCCGCCGCCCTTACGCGTCTCTAACATGCTCGGCATGAAGCAGCGAACAGCGCAGGTCCGGTGGGAACAGCGCATGCATACACCCCTGCTCGCGCTCGCCCTGGCGTTCGCCGTCGCGTATGCAGTGCCGATCGTGGCGCCCGGCGCCAACAGCTGGGTGCACACGGCGTGCACGGTCACCGAGTGGGTGGTGTGGGGCTCCTTCGCCGTCGACTACCTCATGCGGCTGGCGCTGGCGCCGTACAAGTGGCTCTTCGTACGCAGCCATCCGCTGGATCTGGTCGCGGTGCTGCTGCCGCTGGTGCAGCCGCTGCGGCTGCTGCGGGTCGTCTCCACGCTGCTGCTGGTGGGCAGGCGGGCCGGGATGGCGCCGCAGATCACGCTGACGACCTATGTCGGCGGCGCGGTGGTGGGGCTGATGATGTTCGGCTCGCTGGCCGTGCTCCATGTGGAGCGGGACGCACCCGGCGGGAACATCAAGACGCTGGGTGACGCGGTGTGGTGGTCGTTCACGACGATGACGACGGTCGGGTACGGCGATCACGCGCCGACGACGGGTCTGGGGCGGGTGCTCGCGGTCGGGCTGATGCTCTCGGGAATCGCGCTGCTCGGTGTCGTCACCGCCAATATCGCGGCGTGGTTCATCTCCCGCTTCGAGCGGGACGACGCGGAGGAGCGCCGCCGGACGGCGCTCCTCGAGGCGCTGATGGTGGAGGTCAAGGAACTGCGGGCGGAGGTCGGACGGCTGTCGGGCGGTACCGGGGCCGCCGCCCCGGTACCGGCGCAGAGCGCGCCCGACCCCTCAGTTACCTCTCCCAGACCTTGAACGCCCTTACCTGGTACGGGGACTGGGGCACCCAGGTGCCGCCGCCCGGGTAGGTCTCGAACTCGCCCGTTTCTTCGCATTCGGCGGACTGGTAGGTGGTGACGGGACGGCCGGTCCGGTTGGCGAGGGCCTGTGCCGTGGTGCCGGGCGGCAGCAGCACACAGCTCTCGATGTCGGTGCCGGAGAGCTCATGGGTCCGGCGGGCGCCCTTGAAGTTCCCCTTCTCCCACAGGCAGAGCTCGCCCGCCGCGCACTCCCCGAGCCGGGGCGGCGAGGCGGTGGCGGTCTGTGCCATGAGCGGCATGAGTACTGCTGCGGCCAGGACTCCGGCCGTGACGGTCTTGCGCATGTCGGTCAGCCCCCGTGTCGTACTGATCACTTGACCGCATCGTGACCTGCGGTCCGGGCGTGCGGGAAGGGGGTCGGGAGCACATCACCCGGATAGGCGACAGCCCCGCCGGAACCGCCCGGCGGGGCTGTCGTGTGCACGAGGTTGACGTCAGATGCGGGCCGCGCGGTTCAGCGGGGTGATGCAGGTGACCGGCCGGCCCTGGGGCAGGACGCACCGCGAAAGCACGCCGGAGCGTACGCCCCGGGCGCACGCAACGTGACGCCTTTCCTCTCATTTCGCCCTCACCACGTGATCTGCCTCACGGTCTTCGCGAGCTCCCTCGCACGTCTCCTAGGGTGTCCCGCAGTGACTTCCTTCGACTCCTCCCCCACCCTGACCGTGTGGCGCGCTCTGCTCGCCCTCGCGGTCGTGTTCGTCATGCTGGCCTCGAGCGGCTGGACCGCCGTACGCCATCAGGGCGGCCCCCGCGACGCTCTCGAGGCCGAACTGGCCGGCTGGGCGAAAGCCCGGATCGGTGCGCGCGCGCTGCCCGGCGCCGACTCGACGCCTCAGCGCCTCGCCGCTTTCTTCACCTCGCTCGGCAGCGCCCAGCGGGCCCGGATCGCCGACCGGTACCCCCTCGTCGTCGGCAATCTCAACGGCGCCCCGGCGACTCTGCGCTACCGCGCGAACCGCAACACCCTCGCGCGATCGCTCCAGTTGGAGCACAAGCGCGTGAACGACACCAACCTCACCGCGGACGGCCAC
The Streptomyces lunaelactis genome window above contains:
- a CDS encoding HpcH/HpaI aldolase/citrate lyase family protein, translated to MRHFGHLSPAVRDSLFHREPCEFSADSPARTLATALGATLYSPATRPNLAGDVLKLVGRGVVSMVLCLEDSIDDADVAEAEENLVRQFADLDALGGELPLLFIRVREPSQIPDLVERLGPSVRRLSGFVLPKFTEERGSLFLEALASAETASGHRLFAMPVLESPELLHLETRTESLAGIARTVDKYRDRVLALRLGVTDFCSAYGLRRAPDMTAYDVQIVAAVIADVVNVLGRADGTGFTVTGPVWEYFRLQERMFKPQLRRSPFMEGRAEELRTTLIEHDLDGLLREIELDRANGLQGKTCIHPSHVLPVHALSVVSHEEYSDAQDILRPERGGGGVLRSAYTNKMNEVKPHRAWAERTLLRAEVFGVAKEDVGFVELLTAGLPAA
- a CDS encoding TerD family protein, translated to MTGMTHAMLKGSNVPLDAMAVRAVLRWTPGAGVPDVDASALLLGQDGRVRSDEDFVFYNQPRHPSGLVRRLPKKRIAEHLTDTVEADLAALDPSVDQVVLAASSDGDSFQHVRDLRILLYDAALADSEPLAVFDVKPETGEETAIICGELYRRGEGWKFRAVAQGYPTGLVGLATDFGISVDEAEAAAEPSAQPRPEPSEPPAGPAYGYPQPAPAPQPGYGYPQPATAPQPGYGYPQPATAPPPAYGYPQPAAAAAYAPDPNFRLPPMGPQFVRP
- a CDS encoding TerD family protein; translation: MAFWDSLWRGRSAQFDSGSAASNSIALTKRHPSISLTKQGAATGNLRVNLSWRMRTSDIEGRSKQSGRLLRHPFKLFQPDVVQAHTQGVVNVDLDLGCLYELTDGSKGVVQPLGSFFGGINEPPYVKLSGDDRFGSPSGETIYVNLDHRESIKRLLFFAYIYDQTPAFDRTHAHVTLYPSNGPRVEIELDERAPQARSCALFSMENVKGELIVRREVKFVYGFQAELDRLYGWGLQWGRGYKNRV
- a CDS encoding DUF475 domain-containing protein; this translates as MVLKTFGWSFAVTALGLVAAVLFGGWTAFGIVLILSILEISLSFDNAVVNAGILKKMSAFWQKIFLTIGVLIAVFGMRLVFPVVIVAVSASMGPVEAVDLAFNEPERYEQLVTDAHPSIAAFGGMFLLMIFFDFIFEDRDIKWLGWLERPLAKLGKVDMLSVCLALIVLLVSSMTFAVNAHQHAGHADKAQTVLVSGIAGLITYLVVGGLSGFFENRLEESEEREHEAEEEAKKAGKPASAAVMVGKAAFFMFLYLEVLDASFSFDGVIGAFAITNDIVLMALGLGIGAMYVRSLTVYLVRQGTLDDYVYLEHGAHYAIGALAVILLVTIQYQISEIITGLVGVILIAWSFWSSVRRNRALAAQGIDPQEAPPGV
- a CDS encoding TerD family protein; translated protein: MGVTLAKGGNVSLSKAAPNLTQVLVGLGWDARSTTGAPFDLDASALLCQSGRVLGDEWFVFYNNLTSPDGSVEHTGDNLTGEGEGDDESLVVDLPKVPAHVDKIVFPVSIHEADNRGQTFGQVSNAFIRVVNQADGQELARYDLSEDASTETAMIFGELYRYGGEWKFRAVGQGYASGLRGIALDFGVNVS
- a CDS encoding TerD family protein, with the translated sequence MGVSLSKGGNVSLTKAAPNLTAVIVGLGWDARTTTGGDFDLDASALLTNTEGKVANDSNFVFFNNLKSPDGSVEHTGDNLTGEGEGDDEQIKVNLAGVPADVDKIVFPVSIYEAESRQQSFGQVRNAFIRVINQADNTELARYDLSEDASTETAMVFGELYRNGAEWKFRAIGQGYASGLRGIAQDFGVNV
- a CDS encoding peroxiredoxin produces the protein MAIEVGTQAPNFELKDNHGRTVRLADFRGEKNVVLLFYPFAFTGVCTSELRALRDELPAFVNDDTQLLAASCDSIHTLRVFGEQEGLEYPLLSDFWPHGETSRAYGVFDAEKGCAVRGTFIIDKEGVIRWTVVNGLPDARDLNDCIKALDAL
- a CDS encoding DUF3052 domain-containing protein, which gives rise to MSATADHAEERTNPAARLGFEPGQVVQEIGYDDDVEQELREGIEAVTGQEIVDEDYDDVADVVLLWFRDEDGDLTDALVDSIGLIDEGGVVWLLTPKTGRDGYVEPSDINEAAQTAGLSQTKSINAGKDWTGSRLVTPKAAKSKR